The Salvelinus namaycush isolate Seneca chromosome 16, SaNama_1.0, whole genome shotgun sequence genome has a segment encoding these proteins:
- the LOC120061358 gene encoding glutamine-rich protein 1-like isoform X1: MNNMEGSGGSFEDLVRLKARSVPQHRMKEFLESLANKGPEALQEFNHQGGAAATTTTTTTVYQQGANCIYTDSTEVAGSLLELACPQQQVQVSQQQVMAAQQQLSPNMTTAMHQGQDIIQVQIGGQHQGQVVGVGGQVLQLPSSSNQQLQGVTTAQLIQSGDLTEEQHQQLQAQLMAAVAGGQQIQIQTVGALSPSQQQGSPRGNTIQTTSPLQPAKKRKVDMPITVSYALPGQQLATVLAIPQGQGQQQSYVSLRPDVLTVDSSHLYSATGTITSPTGETWTIPVYSAPPGSRDQGGVTHIAIPQEAYSAVQVGGATTTTMAHTTPTQVTIGSSHAVSTMTGSSVGHEEVQYQTVAANSLFPAQFMHGNIHIPVAVQGYGNTTQSLIWDPQQQVLHTQGGVQVQDVQQLQGQTMAVAEMEGQGHTEMMLPCSLKPEEGLDVWKLWAQRKNAELDKDEINKLAPIGRRQALRFQEDLVSCAVAELSVGLSHMCQEARGLEGETYGADVLYYVFLCIQKYLVDNGRVDDVFSDPYYGRFSQCLHRILEPWRPSVHPLGPGYLIASQVTEEMLWECKQLGAHSPATLLTTLMFFNTKYFQLKTVEQHLKLAFSKVLRHTRKSPNNPKDKCTSIRYLKPVGQHQIGQKVTDDMYAEQLEHPENPLRCPIKLYDFYLFKCPQSAKGRNDAFYLNPEPVVAPNSPLWYSTQPINREQMEHILARCLIVREIQEAVANIH, encoded by the exons ATGAATAACATGGAGGGTTCGGGGGGCTCGTTTGAGGATCTGGTGAGGCTGAAGGCCCGCAGTGTCCCCCAGCATCGGATGAAGGAGTTCCTGGAGTCCCTGGCCAACAAGGGCCCCGAGGCACTGCAGGAGTTCAACCATCAGGGTGGCGCTGCCGccacaaccactaccaccactacggTGTACCAGCAGGGAGCAAACTGCATATACACAGACAGCACCGAGGTGGCTGGGTCACTGCTGGAACTGGCCTGTCcg CAACAGCAGGTACAGGTGTCCCAGCAACAGGTGATGGCAGCACAGCAGCAGCTCTCACCAAATATGACCACAGCCATGCACCAAGGCCAAGACATAATACAG GTGCAGATCGGGGGGCAACATCAGGGCCAGGTGGTTGGGGTGGGGGGCCAGGTGCTGCAGCTGCCCTCCTCCTCCAATCAACAGCTGCAGGGGGTCACCACAGCCCAGCTAATACAGTCCGGGGACCTCACAGAAGAACAGCACCAACAG ctGCAGGCCCAGTTGATGGCAGCGGTGGCGGGTGGTCAACAGATCCAGATCCAGACGGTGGgagctctctccccctcccagcAGCAGGGCTCTCCCCGGGGGAACACCATCCAGACCACCTCCCCCCTCCAGCCAGCCAAGAAGCGTAAGGTGGACATGCCCATCACAGTGTCCTACGCCCTGCCTGGTCAGCAGCTGGCCACTGTACTAGCAATCCCCCAGGGTCAGGGACAGCAGCAGAGCTACGTATCTCTGAGGCCAGACGTGTTGACTGTAGATAGCAGCCACCTGTACAGCGCTACAGGTACCATCACCAGCCCCACTGGAGAGACCTGGACCATCCCAGTCTACTCTGCCCCGCCAGGGTCACGTGATCAGGGCGGCGTCACACACATCGCCATCCCCCAGGAAGCATACAGCGCTGTGCAGGTTGGTGGGGCGACTACAACGACAATGGCACACACTACGCCAACGCAAGTTACGATCGGCTCGAGTCATGCAGTTTCCACGATGACAGGGTCGTCGGTGGGTCATGAAGAAGTGCAATACCAGACAGTGGCGGCCAACTCTCTGTTCCCGGCCCAGTTCATGCACGGGAACATCCACATCCCTGTGGCGGTGCAAGGGTACGGCAACACCACGCAGTCGCTCATCTGGGACCCCCAGCAGCAGGTGCTGCACACACAGGGAGGGGTGCAGGTCCAGGACGTACAGCAACTACAG GGTCAGACCATGGCAGTAGCAGAGATGGAGGGCCAGGGGCATACAGAGATGATGCTTCCCTGTTCTCTGAAGCCTGAGGAGGGGCTTGACGTGTGGAAGCTCTGGGCCCAGAGGAAGAATGCCGAGCTGGACAAGGACGAGATCAACAAACTAGCTCCCATTGGCC GCCGGCAGGCACTGAGGTTCCAGGAGGACCTGGTGTCGTGTGCGGTTGCTGAGCTCAGTGTGGGGCTGTCTCACATGTGCCAGGAGGCCCGAGGACTGGAGGGAGAGACTTATGGGGCTGACGTTCTCTATTACGTCTTCCTCTGCATACAGAAg tatCTGGTTGATAATGGTCGTGTGGATGACGTGTTTTCAGACCCGTACTACGGGCGCTTCTCCCAGTGTCTGCATCGGATACTGGAGCCATGGCGGCCAAGCGTCCATCCACTAG GCCCAGGTTACCTCATCGCCAGTCAGGTGACAGAGGAGATGCTGTGGGAGTGTAAACAGCTGGGTGCCCATTCTCCTGCAACGCTACTGACTACGCTGATGTTCTTCAACACCAA GTACTTCCAGCTGAAGACTGTGGAGCAGCATCTGAAGCTGGCCTTCTCCAAGGTCCTGAGACACACCAGGAAGAGCCCCAACAACCCCAAAGACAAGTGCACCAGCATCCGCTACCTGAAGCCTGTTGGCCAGCACCAGATAGGACAGAAAG TGACAGATGACATGTATGCAGAGCAGTTGGAGCACCCAGAGAACCCTCTGCGCTGCCCCATCAAACTCTACGACTTCTACCTCTTCAAATG tccACAGAGTGCTAAAGGCCGCAACGACGCCTTCTACCTGAACCCTGAACCCGTGGTGGCGCCCAACAGCCCCCTGTGGTACTCCACCCAGCCAATCAACAGAGAGCAGATGGAGCACATCCTCGCTCGCTGCCTCATCGTGAGAGAGATCCAGGAAGCTGTTGCCAACATACACTAG
- the LOC120061358 gene encoding glutamine-rich protein 1-like isoform X2, translated as MNNMEGSGGSFEDLVRLKARSVPQHRMKEFLESLANKGPEALQEFNHQGGAAATTTTTTTVYQQGANCIYTDSTEVAGSLLELACPQQQVQVSQQQVMAAQQQLSPNMTTAMHQGQDIIQVQIGGQHQGQVVGVGGQVLQLPSSSNQQLQGVTTAQLIQSGDLTEEQHQQLQAQLMAAVAGGQQIQIQTVGALSPSQQQGSPRGNTIQTTSPLQPAKKRKVDMPITVSYALPGQQLATVLAIPQGQGQQQSYVSLRPDVLTVDSSHLYSATGTITSPTGETWTIPVYSAPPGSRDQGGVTHIAIPQEAYSAVQVGGATTTTMAHTTPTQVTIGSSHAVSTMTGSSVGHEEVQYQTVAANSLFPAQFMHGNIHIPVAVQGYGNTTQSLIWDPQQQVLHTQGGVQVQDVQQLQGQTMAVAEMEGQGHTEMMLPCSLKPEEGLDVWKLWAQRKNAELDKDEINKLAPIGRRQALRFQEDLVSCAVAELSVGLSHMCQEARGLEGETYGADVLYYVFLCIQKYLVDNGRVDDVFSDPYYGRFSQCLHRILEPWRPSVHPLGYLIASQVTEEMLWECKQLGAHSPATLLTTLMFFNTKYFQLKTVEQHLKLAFSKVLRHTRKSPNNPKDKCTSIRYLKPVGQHQIGQKVTDDMYAEQLEHPENPLRCPIKLYDFYLFKCPQSAKGRNDAFYLNPEPVVAPNSPLWYSTQPINREQMEHILARCLIVREIQEAVANIH; from the exons ATGAATAACATGGAGGGTTCGGGGGGCTCGTTTGAGGATCTGGTGAGGCTGAAGGCCCGCAGTGTCCCCCAGCATCGGATGAAGGAGTTCCTGGAGTCCCTGGCCAACAAGGGCCCCGAGGCACTGCAGGAGTTCAACCATCAGGGTGGCGCTGCCGccacaaccactaccaccactacggTGTACCAGCAGGGAGCAAACTGCATATACACAGACAGCACCGAGGTGGCTGGGTCACTGCTGGAACTGGCCTGTCcg CAACAGCAGGTACAGGTGTCCCAGCAACAGGTGATGGCAGCACAGCAGCAGCTCTCACCAAATATGACCACAGCCATGCACCAAGGCCAAGACATAATACAG GTGCAGATCGGGGGGCAACATCAGGGCCAGGTGGTTGGGGTGGGGGGCCAGGTGCTGCAGCTGCCCTCCTCCTCCAATCAACAGCTGCAGGGGGTCACCACAGCCCAGCTAATACAGTCCGGGGACCTCACAGAAGAACAGCACCAACAG ctGCAGGCCCAGTTGATGGCAGCGGTGGCGGGTGGTCAACAGATCCAGATCCAGACGGTGGgagctctctccccctcccagcAGCAGGGCTCTCCCCGGGGGAACACCATCCAGACCACCTCCCCCCTCCAGCCAGCCAAGAAGCGTAAGGTGGACATGCCCATCACAGTGTCCTACGCCCTGCCTGGTCAGCAGCTGGCCACTGTACTAGCAATCCCCCAGGGTCAGGGACAGCAGCAGAGCTACGTATCTCTGAGGCCAGACGTGTTGACTGTAGATAGCAGCCACCTGTACAGCGCTACAGGTACCATCACCAGCCCCACTGGAGAGACCTGGACCATCCCAGTCTACTCTGCCCCGCCAGGGTCACGTGATCAGGGCGGCGTCACACACATCGCCATCCCCCAGGAAGCATACAGCGCTGTGCAGGTTGGTGGGGCGACTACAACGACAATGGCACACACTACGCCAACGCAAGTTACGATCGGCTCGAGTCATGCAGTTTCCACGATGACAGGGTCGTCGGTGGGTCATGAAGAAGTGCAATACCAGACAGTGGCGGCCAACTCTCTGTTCCCGGCCCAGTTCATGCACGGGAACATCCACATCCCTGTGGCGGTGCAAGGGTACGGCAACACCACGCAGTCGCTCATCTGGGACCCCCAGCAGCAGGTGCTGCACACACAGGGAGGGGTGCAGGTCCAGGACGTACAGCAACTACAG GGTCAGACCATGGCAGTAGCAGAGATGGAGGGCCAGGGGCATACAGAGATGATGCTTCCCTGTTCTCTGAAGCCTGAGGAGGGGCTTGACGTGTGGAAGCTCTGGGCCCAGAGGAAGAATGCCGAGCTGGACAAGGACGAGATCAACAAACTAGCTCCCATTGGCC GCCGGCAGGCACTGAGGTTCCAGGAGGACCTGGTGTCGTGTGCGGTTGCTGAGCTCAGTGTGGGGCTGTCTCACATGTGCCAGGAGGCCCGAGGACTGGAGGGAGAGACTTATGGGGCTGACGTTCTCTATTACGTCTTCCTCTGCATACAGAAg tatCTGGTTGATAATGGTCGTGTGGATGACGTGTTTTCAGACCCGTACTACGGGCGCTTCTCCCAGTGTCTGCATCGGATACTGGAGCCATGGCGGCCAAGCGTCCATCCACTAG GTTACCTCATCGCCAGTCAGGTGACAGAGGAGATGCTGTGGGAGTGTAAACAGCTGGGTGCCCATTCTCCTGCAACGCTACTGACTACGCTGATGTTCTTCAACACCAA GTACTTCCAGCTGAAGACTGTGGAGCAGCATCTGAAGCTGGCCTTCTCCAAGGTCCTGAGACACACCAGGAAGAGCCCCAACAACCCCAAAGACAAGTGCACCAGCATCCGCTACCTGAAGCCTGTTGGCCAGCACCAGATAGGACAGAAAG TGACAGATGACATGTATGCAGAGCAGTTGGAGCACCCAGAGAACCCTCTGCGCTGCCCCATCAAACTCTACGACTTCTACCTCTTCAAATG tccACAGAGTGCTAAAGGCCGCAACGACGCCTTCTACCTGAACCCTGAACCCGTGGTGGCGCCCAACAGCCCCCTGTGGTACTCCACCCAGCCAATCAACAGAGAGCAGATGGAGCACATCCTCGCTCGCTGCCTCATCGTGAGAGAGATCCAGGAAGCTGTTGCCAACATACACTAG